A genomic stretch from Bordetella sp. N includes:
- a CDS encoding DUF2863 family protein, with the protein MPRARSNTPPRLTRDATRLVSLALALNSSGSRVEDIFWEEQLNVAIPKLLRAGNDAPLDTALDHLAQANPGAYEILVEQAETLTESTIIEKNGVSYDVLLFVAPVVAWTRYAIPTGPVPAPALQALTAQLHGHVLAENVRLSLLPNLVSIDQMPRTFSETWHWLQRLGAQALGAETVKPTLNAEAETANMLADTRYLVGAAAVPHRTALFRWQEQPGEAGATRESCLARWIEQAQPTLATLLPGCGIECLLPDAYYVNNREADRRVRPLALRAAVNWLESSVNLQPNQLRAVIAGCGETRIDEYRVSFTARSSNDVMYGCVWPLYGREDEETEHEGANPVEEIAALLKDLGVVEVRRIPGVLPMDFCEDCGAPYFPNPLGEMVHAELPDDAQAGPAHFH; encoded by the coding sequence ATGCCCCGCGCTCGCAGCAATACTCCTCCCCGCCTGACACGTGATGCCACCCGACTGGTATCGCTGGCGCTCGCGCTCAACAGCTCCGGTAGCCGCGTCGAAGACATCTTCTGGGAAGAGCAACTGAACGTGGCCATTCCCAAGCTGCTGCGTGCCGGTAACGATGCACCGCTGGACACCGCCCTGGACCATCTGGCGCAGGCCAACCCGGGCGCCTACGAGATTCTGGTCGAGCAGGCGGAAACGCTGACCGAATCGACGATCATCGAGAAAAACGGCGTCAGCTACGACGTGCTGCTCTTCGTCGCCCCGGTCGTGGCGTGGACCCGCTACGCCATCCCCACGGGCCCCGTGCCCGCCCCCGCGCTGCAAGCGCTGACCGCGCAACTGCACGGCCACGTCCTGGCTGAAAACGTGCGGCTGAGCCTGCTCCCCAACCTGGTCAGCATCGACCAGATGCCGCGCACGTTCTCCGAAACCTGGCACTGGCTGCAACGCCTGGGCGCGCAAGCGCTGGGCGCCGAAACCGTGAAGCCGACCCTCAACGCGGAAGCGGAAACGGCCAATATGCTGGCCGACACCCGCTACCTGGTCGGCGCCGCCGCCGTGCCCCACCGTACGGCCCTGTTCCGCTGGCAGGAGCAGCCCGGCGAAGCCGGCGCCACGCGCGAAAGCTGTCTGGCACGGTGGATCGAACAGGCGCAACCCACCCTGGCCACCCTGCTGCCCGGCTGCGGCATCGAATGCCTGTTGCCCGACGCCTACTACGTCAACAATCGCGAAGCCGACCGCCGCGTGCGGCCGCTGGCCCTGCGCGCCGCCGTCAACTGGCTGGAGTCCTCGGTCAATCTGCAGCCCAACCAGCTGCGCGCCGTGATCGCCGGTTGCGGCGAAACCCGCATCGATGAATACCGCGTTTCCTTCACCGCGCGCAGCAGCAACGACGTCATGTACGGCTGCGTCTGGCCGCTCTACGGCCGCGAGGACGAAGAAACCGAACACGAAGGCGCCAACCCCGTCGAAGAAATCGCGGCCTTGCTGAAGGACCTGGGCGTGGTCGAAGTGCGCCGCATCCCGGGCGTGCTGCCCATGGATTTCTGCGAAGACTGCGGCGCGCCCTATTTCCCCAACCCCCTGGGCGAAATGGTGCATGCCGAACTGCCGGACGACGCGCAGGCCGGCCCCGCCCATTTCCACTGA
- the earP gene encoding elongation factor P maturation arginine rhamnosyltransferase EarP yields MLADLFCKRVDNYGDIGVCWRLARQLTAEHGWRVRLWVDDLPALRRLAPDTDPHADRQTVAGVDVLAWRDTLTGLPAPGDVVIEAFACDPPAAFREAMRASQPLWLNLEYLSAEDWVASCHGLPSLQPDGLSKYFFFPGFTPDTGGLPRERGLSARRDALQRQRGAQRDFLAGLGLSAATLAHWESGALLTTLFCYPDAPVDALPAGLFAPARTPLGGAWSDGGRPALVLVPDGVAPGLDDADIAPHFGVTVARIPFVSQDDYDRLLWCADLNFVRGEDSFLRAAWAARPLVWQIYVQEEQAHLVKLQAWLARYNPPAPARALIEAWNGGGGVFQDPTAGTAPSAAPAAPQDSQRARHDEVAGALAAALAPAAWEAWRARAAAWDADYAQQSGLADRLVAFCAKQREKG; encoded by the coding sequence GTGCTCGCCGATCTCTTCTGCAAGCGCGTCGACAACTACGGCGACATCGGTGTCTGCTGGCGGCTGGCCCGCCAACTGACGGCCGAGCACGGCTGGCGCGTGCGCCTTTGGGTGGACGACCTGCCGGCTTTGCGACGCCTGGCACCGGACACGGACCCGCATGCCGACAGGCAGACCGTGGCCGGCGTCGACGTGCTCGCCTGGCGTGACACGCTGACTGGCCTGCCCGCCCCCGGCGACGTCGTCATCGAGGCCTTCGCCTGCGATCCGCCCGCTGCTTTCCGGGAAGCGATGCGCGCCAGCCAGCCACTGTGGCTGAACCTGGAATATCTCAGCGCCGAAGACTGGGTGGCGTCCTGCCATGGCCTGCCTTCGCTGCAGCCCGATGGGCTGTCCAAGTATTTCTTCTTTCCCGGGTTCACGCCGGACACGGGCGGCCTGCCGCGCGAGCGGGGCCTGAGCGCGCGGCGCGACGCCTTGCAGCGCCAGCGCGGCGCCCAGCGCGACTTCCTCGCCGGCCTGGGCCTGTCCGCAGCCACCTTGGCGCACTGGGAAAGCGGCGCCCTGCTGACCACCTTGTTCTGCTATCCCGACGCCCCCGTGGACGCGCTGCCGGCCGGACTCTTCGCGCCGGCGCGCACGCCGCTGGGCGGCGCCTGGTCCGATGGCGGACGGCCGGCGCTGGTGCTGGTCCCCGACGGCGTGGCGCCTGGCCTGGATGACGCCGACATCGCGCCCCATTTCGGCGTCACGGTGGCGCGCATCCCTTTCGTCAGCCAGGACGACTACGACCGCCTGCTGTGGTGCGCCGACCTCAACTTCGTGCGGGGGGAAGACTCCTTCCTGCGCGCGGCCTGGGCAGCCCGGCCGCTGGTCTGGCAGATCTACGTTCAGGAAGAGCAGGCGCATCTGGTCAAGCTGCAAGCGTGGCTGGCGCGCTACAACCCGCCGGCGCCCGCGCGCGCCCTGATCGAGGCCTGGAATGGCGGTGGCGGCGTGTTTCAGGATCCCACTGCCGGGACGGCGCCATCCGCCGCCCCCGCCGCGCCCCAGGATTCGCAACGCGCCCGCCATGATGAGGTCGCTGGCGCCCTCGCCGCGGCCCTGGCGCCCGCTGCCTGGGAAGCCTGGCGCGCCCGTGCGGCGGCCTGGGATGCGGACTATGCCCAGCAGTCCGGTCTGGCCGACCGGCTGGTCGCCTTTTGCGCAAAACAGCGCGAAAAAGGTTAG
- the efp gene encoding elongation factor P, with protein MKTAQELRVGNVIMVGKDPLVVQKAEYNKSGRNAAVVKLKFKNLLTGSGSESVYKADEKFDIVVLDRKECTYSYFGDPMYVFMDEEYNQYEIEADSMGDALNYLEENMPVEVVFYDGRAISVELPTTIVREITYTEPAVRGDTSGKVLKPAKINTGYDINVPLFCAIGDKIEIDTRTNEYRSRVN; from the coding sequence ATGAAAACCGCTCAGGAATTGCGAGTCGGCAACGTGATCATGGTCGGCAAGGACCCGCTGGTGGTTCAGAAGGCCGAGTACAACAAGTCGGGCCGTAACGCGGCCGTGGTGAAGCTGAAGTTCAAGAACCTGCTGACGGGTTCGGGCAGCGAATCGGTCTACAAGGCCGACGAAAAGTTCGACATCGTCGTGCTGGATCGCAAGGAGTGCACGTACTCCTACTTCGGCGACCCGATGTACGTCTTCATGGACGAAGAGTACAACCAGTACGAGATCGAAGCCGACAGCATGGGCGACGCGCTGAACTACCTCGAAGAGAACATGCCCGTTGAAGTGGTGTTCTACGACGGTCGCGCCATCTCGGTCGAACTGCCGACCACCATCGTGCGCGAAATCACCTACACCGAGCCGGCCGTGCGCGGCGACACCTCGGGCAAGGTGCTCAAGCCCGCCAAGATCAACACCGGCTACGACATCAACGTGCCGCTGTTCTGCGCCATCGGTGACAAGATCGAAATCGATACGCGTACCAATGAATACCGCAGCCGCGTGAACTGA